One Pleuronectes platessa chromosome 20, fPlePla1.1, whole genome shotgun sequence DNA window includes the following coding sequences:
- the tnk2a gene encoding activated CDC42 kinase 1 — protein sequence MGESYVYQRLPFARGEEEGEDEDEEERRIRESVGGQMVKCDEGTEWLLELLTDVQLQQYFLRIRDELNVTRLSHFDYVKSEDLEKIGMGRPGQRRLWEAVKRRRALYKRKSWMSKVFPVKRSDADPQQPVPQGASSSQPPAASEPTASLTCLIRETELQLFERLGDGTFGVVRRGEWTGPNGRVLSVAVKCLKAGVLDSDGLDDFIREVNAMHSLSHQNLIRLYGIVLTQPMKMVAELAPLGSLLDRLRKRQGHILILSLCNYAVQVACGMAYLEQRRFLHRDLAARNVLLSTNDTVKIGDFGLMRALPTNTDHYVMEEGHKVPFPWCAPESLKSRSFSHASDTWMFAVTLWEMFTHGQEPWLGLNGSQILHKVDVEAERLSKPEDCPLDVYNVMLQCWSPKPEDRPTFIALRDFLLETMPTDMRALQDFEDEDKLQIQMNDVITIIEGRAEHYWWRGQNRRTLRFGQFPRHVVTAVAGLSAHDISRPLKHSFIHTGHGDTDPHRSWGHADRIDSLYLGNPMDPPDVLGMEAGIARPTKLPNRAKKQPPPRPPQPAVLLKKPFYDSVMDDYVDDDDPSSSSGLKRLGASLGLKLRPWEGGALVRSAKSEVSLIDFTDDSFSSTTPSPLGETQPPDEDTLKDTPSILDWPLPQPTYDQVSTELEDQSEDQEVKSINTGLSEEATPTPGAALVGRSESQSADLFQELQREVMVKLQVPMATGRSLPSSPLPMALAPHRQILLPPPSPATYASFFEDRPVLPPRSPVPPLRPSKKHNPPARPTQPQVRSSSICLADEENTPPQIPPRDHAFSQPGSRSSSPLPPAPPPSASPMASPMALPPPPLFVSPRRTAGLLGPLLSSNSSSSSSAPSQATSHPSRLASPGASSSYSSSPLLDPISFREGRGLSSLIDSSTSSAPAPLPERPAFLERYGAANMVAVKPMMQQQQQPGGAKPNSSYNNNNGRTAAPSMQQEQSITQVQAAVHGVTLEECQSALQGHNWRIPQAISHLKVEQLFRLGLRSRAECEELLQLRQWNLEQASTVLLETFGTHLNR from the exons ATGGGGGAGAGCTACGTGTACCAGCGACTCCCCTTcgccagaggagaggaggagggggaggatgaggacgaagaggagaggaggatccGGGAGAGTGTCGGGGGGCAAATGGTAAAGTG CGACGAGGGAACCGAgtggctgctggagctgctgacagacgtgcagctgcagcagtacTTCCTCCGGATCCGCGATGAGCTCAACGTCACTCGACTTTCCCACTTCGACTACGTGAAGAGCGAAGACCTGGAGAAGATCGGCATGGGGCGCCCCG GTCAAAGGAGGCTGTGGGAGGCCGTCAAGAGGAGAAGAGCTCTTTATAAACGAAAGTCCTGGATGAGCAAG GTGTTTCCAGTGAAACGCTCTGACGCCGACCCCCAGCAGCCCGTCCCCCAGGGGGCGTCGTCCAGCCAGCCGCCCGCCGCCAGCGAGCCCACGGCCTCCCTCACCTGCCTGATCCGGGAGACGGAGCTGCAGCTGTTCGAGCGGCTCGGAGACGGCACGTTCGGAGTGGTGCGGCGAGGAGAGTGGACCGGTCCCAACGGCCGAGtg TTGTCGGTGGCGGTGAAGTGTCTGAAAGCCGGCGTGTTGGACTCAGACGGGCTGGACGACTTCATCAGGGAGGTGAACGCCATGCACTCACTGAGCCACCAGAACCTCATCCGGCTGTACGGCATCGTCCTCACACAGCCCATGAAgatg gtggCTGAGCTGGCTCCTCTGGGCTCCCTGCTGGATCGTCTCAGGAAGCGTCAGGGTCACATCCTCATCTTGTCCCTCTGTAACTACGCTGTGCAG gtggcgTGTGGCATGGCCTACCTGGAGCAGAGGCGTTTCCTCCACAGGGACCTCGCCGCCCGCAACGTTCTGCTCTCCACCAACGACACGGTGAAGATCGGAGACTTCGGCCTGATGAGGGCGCTGCCGACAAACACCGACCATTACGTCATGGAGGAGGGTCACAAGGTCCCCTTCCCTTG GTGCGCCCCGGAGTCTCTGAAGTCTCGTTCCTTCTCTCATGCGTCGGACACTTGGATGTTTGCGGTCACTCTGTGGGAGATGTTCACCCACGGACAGGAGCCGTGGCTCGGCCTGAACGGAAGTCAG atccTGCACAAGGTGGACGTGGAGGCCGAGAGGTTAAGTAAACCAGAGGACTGTCCTCTGGATGTTTACAACGTCATGCTGCAGTGCTGGAGCCCCAAACCTGAGGACAGACCAACCTTCATCGCCCTCAGAGACTTCCTGCTCGAG ACGATGCCCACGGACATGAGAGCCCTGCAGGACTTTGAGGACGAAGACAAACTCCAGATCCAGATGAACGACGTGATCACCATCATAGAGGGAAG ggcgGAGCATTACTGGTGGCGAGGTCAGAACAGGCGGACGCTGCGTTTCGGGCAGTTCCCTCGCCACGTGGTGACGGCGGTCGCCGGTCTGTCGGCCCACGACATCAGCCGACCGCTCAAACACTCCTTCATCCACACGGGCCACGGAGACACGGACCCCCACAGGAGCTGGGGACACGCAGACCGCATAGACAG TCTGTATTTGGGGAACCCCATGGACCCCCCTGATGTCCTGGGAATGGAGGCCGGCATCGCCCGACCCACCAAACTCCCCAACCGGGCCAAGA AGCAACCTCCCCCTCGTCCACCTCAGCCTGCTGTTCTGCTGAAGA agccgTTCTACGACTCGGTCATGGACGATTACGTGGACGATGACGACCCCAGCTCCTCGTCGGGCCTGAAGAGGCTCGGAGCGTCTCTGGGTCTGAAGCTGCGGCCCTGGGAGGGGGGGGCCCTGGTGCGCTCGGCCAAGAGCGAGGTGTCGCTCATCGACTTCACCGACGACAGCTTCAGCTCCACCACGCCCTCGCCGCTCGGGGAGACGCAGCCGCCGGACGAGGACACACTGAAG GACACCCCCTCCATCCTGGACTGGCCTCTCCCTCAGCCGACATACGACCAGGTCTCCACGGAGCTGGAGGACCAATCGGAGGACCAGGAGGTGAAGTCCATCAACACGGGGCTGAGTGAGGAGGCCACGCCCACGCCTGGCGCCGCCCTGGTGGGCCGGAGCGAGTCGCAGTCAGCTGACCTCTTCCAGGAACTACagagagag GTGATGGTGAAGCTGCAGGTTCCAATGGCGACAGGccgctccctcccctcctcccccctcccgaTGGCCCTGGCTCCCCACCGACagatcctcctccctcctccctcccccgccACCTATGCCTCCTTTTTCGAGGACCGTCCGGTGCTGCCTCCTCGCAGCCCCGTCCCCCCGCTGCGTCCCTCCAAAAAACACAACCCCCCCGCCCGCCCCACCCAGCCGCAGGTCCGGTCCAGCTCCATCTGTCTGGCGGACGAGGAGAACACGCCCCCTCAGATCCCACCAAGAGACCACGCCTTTTCCCAGCCGGGctcccgctcctcctctcccctcccaccGGCCCCGCCGCCCTCCGCCTCGCCCATGGCCTCGCCCATggctctcccccctccccccctcttcgTCTCCCCACGCCGGACGGCAGGACTCCTGGGTCCCCTTCTGTCCTcaaattcctcctcctcctcctccgcaccGTCTCAAGCCACATCCCATCCCTCACGCCTGGCATCTCCCGGCGcctcctcctcttactcctccAGTCCTCTGCTGGATCCTATCTCCTTCCGTGAGGGGCGCGGCCTGTCCTCGTTGATTGACAGCTCCACAAGCTCTGCTCCCGCCCCGCTGCCGGAGAGACCAGCTTTTCTGGAAAG ATACGGTGCAGCCAACATGGTGGCAGTCAAACCcatgatgcagcagcagcagcagccgggcgGAGCCAAACCTAACTCCTCttataacaacaacaacggCCGGACCGCAGCTCCCAGCATGCAACAGGAGCAGAGCATCACACAA
- the tfr1b gene encoding transferrin receptor 1b, whose amino-acid sequence MDRVRSTFNNLIKSERYSRFTLQPAEDGERHVEVKLSDGDADDTTEVTTEVVGQDGGSPSFRPAPPRQSRRHIYFMALATLLIFVTGYLIGNISHRKVEPPNTEPGTTVSPVPVTPPRFVPVTPPPFVPAPDLPLQWKDIARLLTQKLSSQAFDESLRDFDRPRRSAGSVEDAALAIHISEEFEQLNMFPWTDVHYVQLQTPDSTRPNRVLFGSDVFEPAGYLAYSKTGTVQGKLVYGNYGRQEDLDVLQKKSVELKDSVLLLRRGKITFAEQVDNAERKGAAAVLIYPDSQDYNYQADTDLYGHVHLGSGDPYTPGFPSFNHTQFPPTQSSGLPKIPAQTITANMSTRLLQNIGGPEADAISGFKGGFDSVSYRLGGIQNVTVEVNNVLVNTKIRNVFGVIKGFIDPDRYVVLGAQRDAWGSGYARAAVGTSVLMELAKAVKEMVKNERFRPRRSIVFASWSAGEYGNVGATEWLEGYMSSIDKSVFTYISLDGIVMGRGSFTASASPLLHSLVENTMKRVKSPSSSGTLYDMMGQSNWEGNTLKPLSVDDPAYTFVAFSGIPAVSFHFTSPNTESYSYYGTNLDNMDHLNYQTNHHTSETTAAAAQFAGLMALRLVHNHLLSLDVTRYTDVVDVAVMPVYKRINQLVQSGQLKGVSSTWLSSARGSLKRAAESIGRTIENSDLENQKSCRTINDRIMRVERNLLSPYVSPTETPFRHLLLGRGPHTLASIAEATDMKQLRVQLALATWSLQGCAHAMVNDIWDIHETI is encoded by the exons ATGGATCGAGTGAGGTCCACCTTCAACAACCTG ATTAAAAGCGAGCGCTACAGCAGGTTCACCCTGCAGCCGGCGGAGGACGGAGAAAGACACGTCGAGGTGAAACTGTCCGACGGCGACGCAGATGACACCACGGAGGTCACCACGGAGGTCGTGGGCCAGGACGGCGGCTCTCCGAGCTTTAGGCCGGCACCACCACGTCAGAGCCGGCGTCATATTTACTTCATGGCCCTGGCAACCCTGCTGATATTTGTAACTG GTTACCTGATTGGTAACATCAGCCACCGTAAAGTGGAGCCACCGAACACGGAGCCGGGGACCACAGTAAGTCCAGTGCCAGTGACCCCGCCCCGTTTTGTACCAGTGACACCGCCCCCTTTTGTACCAGCTCCAGATTTGCCGCTGCAGTGGAAAGACATCGCCCGACTTCTGACGCAGAAACTCAGCAGCCAGGCCTTCGACGAGAGTCTGAG GGACTTTGATCGGCCCAGACGTTCGGCAGGAAGTGTGGAGGATGCAGCTCTGGCGATCCACATCTCTGAGGAATTTGAGCAGCTGAACATGTTCCCGTGGACGGACGTCCACTACGTCCAGCTGCAGACGCCGGACAG CACACGTCCAAACCGTGTCCTCTTTGGGTCGGATGTCTTTGAACCTGCCGGGTATCTGGCCTACAGCAAGACAGGGACAGTTCAG GGTAAACTGGTTTATGGAAACTACGGTCGTCAGGAGGACCTGGATGTTCTGCAGAAGAAGAGCGTTGAGCTGAAAGACAGCGTCCTGCTGCTCCGCAGAGGAAAGATCACGTTTGCAGAGCAG GTGGATAATGCTGAAAGAAAAGGAGCCGCTGCTGTTCTAATCTACCCCGACTCTCAAGATTACAATTATCAAGCGGACACAGATCTTTATGGACAT GTCCATCTGGGTTCAGGCGACCCGTACACGCCGGGATTCCCCTCCTTCAACCACACCCAGTTCCCCCCGACTCAGTCCTCTGGCCTCCCCAAGATCCCAGCCCAGACCATCACCGCCAACATGTCCACTAGGCTTCTCCA GAATATCGGCGGCCCTGAGGCGGATGCCATTAGCGGTTTCAAAGGCGGCTTCGACTCTGTGTCTTACCGACTGGGAGGCATCCAGAACGTCACCGTGGAAGTGAACAACGTGCTGGTCAACACGAAGATCCGCAACGTGTTCGGAGTCATCAAAGGATTCATCGATCCTG ATCGCTACGTGGTCCTGGGAGCTCAGAGAGACGCCTGGGGGAGCGGCTATGCCCGAGCAGCTGTCGGCACGTCTGTACTGATGGAGCTGGCCAAGGCGGTGAAGGAGATGGTGAAAAATG AAAGATTCAGGCCGAGGAGAAGCATCGTGTTTGCGAGTTGGAGCGCTGGAGAGTACGGAAATGTTGGTGCCACCGAGTGGTTGGAG ggTTATATGTCTTCCATTGACAAAAGTGTTTTCACCTACATTAGCCTGGATGGAATAGTGATGG GTCGAGGCAGCTTCACGGCCTCAGCTAGTCCGCTGCTCCACAGCCTCGTTGAGAACACGATGAAAAGG GTGAAGAGTCCAAGCAGCTCTGGAACCCTGTACGACATGATGGGACAAAGCAACTGGGAGGGAAACAC ACTGAAGCCGCTGTCAGTGGACGACCCCGCCTACACCTTCGTGGCTTTCTCTGGAATCCCTGCTGTGTCTTTCCACTTCACCTCTCCCAAT ACCGAGTCCTACTCTTACTACGGCACCAACCTGGACAACATGGATCACCTCAACTACCAGACCAACCACCACACCAGTGAGACGACGGCGGCGGCGGCCCAGTTCGCCGGCCTCATGGCCCTGCGACTGGTCCACAACCACCTGCTCAGTCTGGACGTGACCCGATACACCGACGTGGTGGATGTGGCTGTGATGCCGGTCTACAAACGCATCAACCAGCTCGTACAG TCCGGTCAGCTGAAGGGCGTGAGCAGCACCTGGCTGAGCAGCGCACGAGGCTCCTTGAAGAGGGCTGCAGAGAGCATCGGCAGGACCATTGAAAACAGTGACCTAGAaaaccagaagagctgccgGACCATCAACGACAGGATCATGAGG GTCGAGCGAAACCTCCTCTCTCCGTACGTGTCCCCTACGGAGACTCCCTTCCGCCACCTCCTGCTGGGCCGCGGCCCCCACACGCTGGCGTCCATCGCCGAGGCCACGGACATGAAGCAGCTCCGCGTCCAGCTGGCCCTCGCCACCTGGAGCCTGCAGGGCTGTGCTCACGCCATGGTGAATGACATCTGGGACATCCACGAAACGATCTGA